The following proteins come from a genomic window of Alnus glutinosa chromosome 10, dhAlnGlut1.1, whole genome shotgun sequence:
- the LOC133880706 gene encoding ankyrin repeat-containing protein NPR4-like isoform X1 — translation MATNNLSSSIVLQLLTNENYENWKAWMKNYLLAHDLWDIVEATTEPPKPEDDVVEFKAWRKNNAAALHAIQISCGLDILPEIREIDSAKIVWDKLATMYGPGNSSSITADPLSNIQGEGSINNDLLQHEPLRTAINNGDWVSANDFLSRHENAKSAKISVNGRSVLHVAVFSGHTEIVEKLVELMSAEELAIKDDYGLTALAQAAILQNTRMVGCMIAKNTHLLNIPDNLNRIPLVRALEYGNIEVARYLYSVSLPFQTLSDIDASMVLTQLINLNNFDVALHLLQRCPASAVVPNNHLYNTPLAALAWKSAAFPSGNQLVFWKKWIYACLPIRSAHPITEIQIDIHKQNKQKNDQVKTSGSVLCLLCWPASNLLKLLGIKQIYEMKLLHHQARQLLLQLCSQVKQMDVYYVNKAIFQAIKGGVIEFIVELVKVDHQLLYTFDEMARNIFYYAVLHRQAKIFSLIYWLDGKNSISNAVDTSRNTILHMAGMLEPSTKRDRIAGEALKMQSELQWFKEVERICPPIDKEFRNNMMMTARELFTHNHKDMVKEGEKWMKDTASSCTVVGALIITIMFTAAFTVPGGNNQNTGFPMFKDKKLFTVFIISDALSLFSSSTSVLVFLGILTSRYAEEDFLRSLPTKMITGLSTLFFSIATMMIAFCAGLFIMLPEKSWMVIPVICLASVTVILFGFMQFPILFDMIKSTYGPETCLLVVHNAESDRGQMGIWQPREPKL, via the exons ATGGCAACAAATAATCTCTCAAGCTCGATTGTTCTTCAACTTCTTACAAATGAAAATTATGAGAATTGGAAAGCTTGGATGAAAAACTATTTGTTGGCTCATGATCTCTGGGACATTGTCGAAGCAACCACGGAACCTCCTAAACCAGAAGATGATGTAGTTGAATTTAAGGCTTGGAGAAAAAATAATGCTGCAGCCTTACATGCAATCCAAATTTCATGCGGGTTGGACATACTGCCTGAGATTAGGGAAATCGATTCTGCCAAAATTGTTTGGGATAAATTGGCTACAATGTACGGGCCAGGCAACTCATCAAGCATCACAGCTGACCCCTTATCAAACATCCaag GGGAAGGCAGTATAAACAACGACCTCCTTCAGCATGAGCCCTTACGTACGGCCATCAACAATGGTGACTGGGTTTCTGCTAACGATTTCCTTAGCCGCCACGAAAATGCAAAGAGTGCAAAAATTTCAGTCAATGGACGTTCTGTTCTTCACGTGGCTGTGTTTTCAGGACATACGGAAATTGTGGAGAAGTTAGTGGAGTTAATGTCCGCAGAGGAATTAGCAATAAAAGATGATTATGGTTTGACAGCTCTAGCCCAGGCTGCTATTCTACAAAATACTCGGATGGTAGGTTGCATGATTGCGAAGAACACTCATTTGCTTAACATCCCAGACAATTTGAATCGTATTCCACTTGTAAGGGCTCTGGAGTATGGAAACATTGAAGTGGCTCGCTATCTCTACTCTGTCTCTCTGCCATTTCAAACATTAAGCGACATCGATGCTTCCATGGTTCTTACCCAGTTGATAAATCTCAATAATTTTG ATGTTGCTCTGCACTTGCTCCAGCGTTGCCCAGCTTCTGCTGTTGTTCCGAACAACCATCTATATAATACCCCTTTGGCCGCGTTGGCTTGGAAATCTGCAGCATTTCCGAGTGGGAACCAGCTCGTGTTTTGGAAAAAATGGATCTACGCAT GTTTACCCATTCGATCAGCACATCCCATCACTGAAATTCAGATAGACATCCACAAgcaaaataaacagaaaaatgaTCAAGTAAAGACTAGTGGATCAG TGCTTTGCCTATTGTGTTGGCCAGCTTCGAATCTCCTAAAGCTCTTGG GAATCAAGcaaatatatgaaatgaagttGCTCCATCACCAAGCTCGTCAACTTCTACTTCAATTGTGCAGTCAAGTAAAGCAAATGGATGTCTATTATGTTAATAAAGCCATCTTCCAAGCCATCAAGGGAGGGGTTATTGAGTTTATTGTTGAGCTAGTGAAAGTAGATCACCAGCTTCTGTATACCTTTGATGAAATGGCAAGAAACATATTTTATTATGCTGTCCTACATCGCCAGGCTAAAATTTTTAGCCTTATATACTGGCTTGATGggaaaaattcaatttcaaatGCTGTGGATACATCACGAAACACTATCTTGCACATGGCAGGGATGTTAGAACCTTCCACTAAACGTGATCGCATTGCAGGCGAAGCTTTGAAGATGCAAAGTGAACTTCAATGGTTTAAG GAGGTGGAGAGAATTTGCCCTCCTATAGATAAAGAATTTCGAAATAATATGATGATGACAGCCAGAGAACTTTTTACTCATAACCACAAGGACATGGTGAAGGAAGGAGAGAAATGGATGAAGGACACAGCAAGTTCTTGTACAGTGGTAGGAGCTCTCATTATTACCATTATGTTTACCGCAGCATTCACTGTTCCAGGTGGTAACAATCAAAATACTGGGTTCCCAATGTTCaaagataaaaaattatttactgTCTTTATCATATCAGATGCATTATCACTCTTTTCTTCGTCAACTTCAGTATTAGTCTTTCTGGGAATCCTTACATCGCGTTATGCAGAAGAAGATTTTCTACGATCCTTGCCTACAAAGATGATAACAGGACTTTCTactcttttcttctctattgCAACTATGATGATCGCCTTTTGTGCTGGTCTTTTCATTATGCTTCCCGAAAAATCATGGATGGTCATTCCGGTCATTTGCCTTGCTAGTGTTACGGTCATCCTATTCGGTTTTATGCAGTTTCCCATTCTTTTCGACATGATCAAGTCAACATATGGACCAG aaacATGTCTGCTGGTAGTCCACAACGCAGagtccgacagaggacagaTGGGGATTTGGCAGCCCCGAGAGCCAAAATTATGA
- the LOC133880706 gene encoding ankyrin repeat-containing protein NPR4-like isoform X2 → MATNNLSSSIVLQLLTNENYENWKAWMKNYLLAHDLWDIVEATTEPPKPEDDVVEFKAWRKNNAAALHAIQISCGLDILPEIREIDSAKIVWDKLATMYGPGNSSSITADPLSNIQGEGSINNDLLQHEPLRTAINNGDWVSANDFLSRHENAKSAKISVNGRSVLHVAVFSGHTEIVEKLVELMSAEELAIKDDYGLTALAQAAILQNTRMVGCMIAKNTHLLNIPDNLNRIPLVRALEYGNIEVARYLYSVSLPFQTLSDIDASMVLTQLINLNNFDVALHLLQRCPASAVVPNNHLYNTPLAALAWKSAAFPSGNQLVFWKKWIYALLCLLCWPASNLLKLLGIKQIYEMKLLHHQARQLLLQLCSQVKQMDVYYVNKAIFQAIKGGVIEFIVELVKVDHQLLYTFDEMARNIFYYAVLHRQAKIFSLIYWLDGKNSISNAVDTSRNTILHMAGMLEPSTKRDRIAGEALKMQSELQWFKEVERICPPIDKEFRNNMMMTARELFTHNHKDMVKEGEKWMKDTASSCTVVGALIITIMFTAAFTVPGGNNQNTGFPMFKDKKLFTVFIISDALSLFSSSTSVLVFLGILTSRYAEEDFLRSLPTKMITGLSTLFFSIATMMIAFCAGLFIMLPEKSWMVIPVICLASVTVILFGFMQFPILFDMIKSTYGPETCLLVVHNAESDRGQMGIWQPREPKL, encoded by the exons ATGGCAACAAATAATCTCTCAAGCTCGATTGTTCTTCAACTTCTTACAAATGAAAATTATGAGAATTGGAAAGCTTGGATGAAAAACTATTTGTTGGCTCATGATCTCTGGGACATTGTCGAAGCAACCACGGAACCTCCTAAACCAGAAGATGATGTAGTTGAATTTAAGGCTTGGAGAAAAAATAATGCTGCAGCCTTACATGCAATCCAAATTTCATGCGGGTTGGACATACTGCCTGAGATTAGGGAAATCGATTCTGCCAAAATTGTTTGGGATAAATTGGCTACAATGTACGGGCCAGGCAACTCATCAAGCATCACAGCTGACCCCTTATCAAACATCCaag GGGAAGGCAGTATAAACAACGACCTCCTTCAGCATGAGCCCTTACGTACGGCCATCAACAATGGTGACTGGGTTTCTGCTAACGATTTCCTTAGCCGCCACGAAAATGCAAAGAGTGCAAAAATTTCAGTCAATGGACGTTCTGTTCTTCACGTGGCTGTGTTTTCAGGACATACGGAAATTGTGGAGAAGTTAGTGGAGTTAATGTCCGCAGAGGAATTAGCAATAAAAGATGATTATGGTTTGACAGCTCTAGCCCAGGCTGCTATTCTACAAAATACTCGGATGGTAGGTTGCATGATTGCGAAGAACACTCATTTGCTTAACATCCCAGACAATTTGAATCGTATTCCACTTGTAAGGGCTCTGGAGTATGGAAACATTGAAGTGGCTCGCTATCTCTACTCTGTCTCTCTGCCATTTCAAACATTAAGCGACATCGATGCTTCCATGGTTCTTACCCAGTTGATAAATCTCAATAATTTTG ATGTTGCTCTGCACTTGCTCCAGCGTTGCCCAGCTTCTGCTGTTGTTCCGAACAACCATCTATATAATACCCCTTTGGCCGCGTTGGCTTGGAAATCTGCAGCATTTCCGAGTGGGAACCAGCTCGTGTTTTGGAAAAAATGGATCTACGCAT TGCTTTGCCTATTGTGTTGGCCAGCTTCGAATCTCCTAAAGCTCTTGG GAATCAAGcaaatatatgaaatgaagttGCTCCATCACCAAGCTCGTCAACTTCTACTTCAATTGTGCAGTCAAGTAAAGCAAATGGATGTCTATTATGTTAATAAAGCCATCTTCCAAGCCATCAAGGGAGGGGTTATTGAGTTTATTGTTGAGCTAGTGAAAGTAGATCACCAGCTTCTGTATACCTTTGATGAAATGGCAAGAAACATATTTTATTATGCTGTCCTACATCGCCAGGCTAAAATTTTTAGCCTTATATACTGGCTTGATGggaaaaattcaatttcaaatGCTGTGGATACATCACGAAACACTATCTTGCACATGGCAGGGATGTTAGAACCTTCCACTAAACGTGATCGCATTGCAGGCGAAGCTTTGAAGATGCAAAGTGAACTTCAATGGTTTAAG GAGGTGGAGAGAATTTGCCCTCCTATAGATAAAGAATTTCGAAATAATATGATGATGACAGCCAGAGAACTTTTTACTCATAACCACAAGGACATGGTGAAGGAAGGAGAGAAATGGATGAAGGACACAGCAAGTTCTTGTACAGTGGTAGGAGCTCTCATTATTACCATTATGTTTACCGCAGCATTCACTGTTCCAGGTGGTAACAATCAAAATACTGGGTTCCCAATGTTCaaagataaaaaattatttactgTCTTTATCATATCAGATGCATTATCACTCTTTTCTTCGTCAACTTCAGTATTAGTCTTTCTGGGAATCCTTACATCGCGTTATGCAGAAGAAGATTTTCTACGATCCTTGCCTACAAAGATGATAACAGGACTTTCTactcttttcttctctattgCAACTATGATGATCGCCTTTTGTGCTGGTCTTTTCATTATGCTTCCCGAAAAATCATGGATGGTCATTCCGGTCATTTGCCTTGCTAGTGTTACGGTCATCCTATTCGGTTTTATGCAGTTTCCCATTCTTTTCGACATGATCAAGTCAACATATGGACCAG aaacATGTCTGCTGGTAGTCCACAACGCAGagtccgacagaggacagaTGGGGATTTGGCAGCCCCGAGAGCCAAAATTATGA